A genomic stretch from uncultured Pseudodesulfovibrio sp. includes:
- a CDS encoding HD domain-containing phosphohydrolase, translating into MHTQEQNNHVKILMVDDEENVLLSHHRTLRPHFQVYTAQGGRAALKTLETEGPFAVVISDIKMPSMSGIDLLSIIREKYPDTIRMVLTGYADLDLAINAINRGDIFRFMTKPCDNKDLIATIHAGITQFNMIEATREYAIVKRLQKGLEGTLRAFTKLVEFRDPYTAGHMDRVAKIATGIAEHLKLERDQIEALRLASLVHDIGKIAVPAGILNKPGLLNDAEFTLIKAHPLVGAEIFKTLDTEWPISRIILEHHERIDGSGYPNGLTGSQLLLESKIIAVSDVIDAITTHRPYRQSLGSRKAIEYLQENSGKLFDPTVTSTAIKMIENGLIPDS; encoded by the coding sequence CCCACTTCCAAGTCTACACGGCACAAGGGGGCAGGGCTGCTCTTAAAACCCTTGAAACTGAGGGGCCATTCGCTGTTGTGATTTCCGATATCAAGATGCCTTCGATGTCAGGCATTGATCTTCTTTCAATCATCCGTGAAAAGTACCCGGACACAATCAGAATGGTTTTGACAGGATACGCCGACCTCGACCTCGCCATCAACGCGATCAATCGAGGAGATATTTTCCGATTCATGACAAAACCTTGTGACAACAAAGATCTTATTGCAACTATTCACGCTGGAATTACACAATTCAACATGATCGAAGCAACTCGGGAATATGCCATTGTCAAACGACTTCAAAAAGGGCTTGAAGGAACTTTACGGGCATTTACCAAACTTGTTGAGTTCAGAGATCCATATACAGCAGGGCATATGGACAGAGTAGCGAAAATCGCAACAGGTATCGCTGAACACCTGAAGCTCGAACGGGATCAAATCGAAGCACTCAGGCTCGCCTCACTCGTGCATGATATCGGGAAAATTGCCGTTCCAGCAGGCATTTTAAACAAACCTGGATTACTCAACGATGCGGAATTCACTCTCATCAAGGCTCACCCGCTGGTCGGAGCGGAAATTTTCAAAACTCTGGATACGGAATGGCCCATTTCCAGAATCATCCTTGAACACCACGAACGGATCGACGGATCAGGCTATCCCAATGGTTTGACAGGCAGTCAGTTGTTGCTGGAATCAAAGATTATAGCTGTCTCCGATGTCATTGATGCAATCACAACACATAGACCGTATCGACAGAGCTTGGGAAGCAGGAAGGCAATCGAATACCTCCAGGAGAACAGCGGAAAACTGTTTGACCCGACAGTCACGTCAACTGCTATAAAAATGATTGAAAACGGTCTTATTCCAGACAGTTAA
- a CDS encoding PAS domain S-box protein: protein MLKRKKRFFLLASLMVLLVGLVSVFSSRYLYETSLREQKIRLYELVESQASLASELAWVALQLETDHKVTTARDLLLQHLSRAYKNSLVEGSTCEFTIAKRTGDNVEFLIVNGEIVQEGAGIRQISFDSPYAEPMKKALNGESGTIVGLDYSGVEVLAAYTPLSLQFGVLGMVAKNDLEAIRAPFIQANLIVFGVGLVLTSIFLFVFLRLSEPIIKDIQQSEKQYRDVVEGARNLILRVREDGTVTFANSYANTLFFPDKGTLVGQDLSRFIVKDVSVKAEDVLTRMVENQKFQYETEVCLPDGTEKWISWGARVISEEGQPPELLCIGTDSTSEHLANDARIEVEERFRGIAKASPVGIIITNMEGNLLYANEQMHRLTGARSVELAGRGWIQRIHSNDRQSILESWFSSSSVNKRGRELRMLSCQGTILWVLGQIVELKNSNEDVVGNVLTFTDITQIKEAELAKSRLSAAIEQAGEMFIITDLDANITYVNPAFEETTGYTRDEVVGKNPRFLNSGEQGASFYGDLWGTVTQGDVYSGRFMNIKKNGQRYTQESSIGPIRDDNGGIIGYVGVARDISEQLVIEAQLRQSQKLESIGELAAGIAHEINTPTQYVSSNIQFLKDSFITYEKMLEQCRELVERVMLQDDGASCVSLREFAENLLDEKELEYLKGDIPQALNESEAGLKRVAEIVRSVKQLAHPGEMNKSYHQLNEIVRDAVTVSANEWKYVAEVVSEYDDTLHPVFCLKGEVGQVVLNLIINGAHAIEKKKLTTGEQGVISVKTYQAGAMAVLEVADTGTGIPSDVIDKIFDPFFTTKEVGKGTGQGLAIAHNVVVNMHGGKIDVSTEPGEGTTFVVRLPFESEHV, encoded by the coding sequence ATGCTGAAGCGAAAAAAAAGGTTCTTTCTTCTTGCCTCCTTGATGGTCCTGCTTGTGGGGCTGGTTTCAGTTTTCAGTTCACGCTATCTCTATGAGACGTCGCTTCGTGAGCAAAAGATTCGTTTGTATGAGTTAGTCGAAAGTCAGGCCAGTCTTGCGTCAGAGTTGGCGTGGGTTGCACTTCAGTTAGAAACTGACCACAAGGTAACGACGGCAAGAGACCTTTTGCTGCAGCATTTGAGTCGTGCATACAAGAATAGTCTGGTTGAAGGCAGCACCTGTGAATTCACGATTGCCAAAAGGACGGGTGACAATGTTGAGTTCCTGATTGTCAATGGCGAGATCGTGCAAGAAGGGGCAGGAATAAGGCAGATATCATTTGACAGTCCGTATGCAGAACCTATGAAAAAGGCACTCAATGGCGAGTCTGGTACCATTGTCGGTTTGGATTATTCAGGAGTCGAAGTCCTGGCTGCATATACACCTCTTTCATTGCAATTTGGTGTCCTCGGAATGGTTGCAAAAAATGACCTTGAGGCAATACGGGCTCCGTTCATACAGGCTAACCTGATTGTTTTCGGTGTTGGTCTTGTCTTGACCTCAATTTTTCTTTTTGTTTTTTTAAGATTGAGTGAACCTATTATCAAGGATATCCAACAAAGTGAGAAGCAATATCGCGATGTGGTTGAAGGTGCTCGGAATCTGATCCTTAGGGTGCGCGAGGACGGGACAGTGACTTTTGCCAACAGTTACGCGAACACGCTGTTCTTTCCGGACAAAGGGACTCTCGTCGGTCAGGACCTATCACGTTTTATTGTCAAGGATGTCTCGGTGAAGGCTGAAGATGTTCTGACAAGAATGGTAGAGAATCAGAAATTCCAATATGAAACGGAAGTCTGTCTTCCAGATGGAACCGAGAAATGGATATCCTGGGGAGCTCGTGTCATTTCTGAAGAAGGACAGCCTCCCGAGTTATTGTGCATAGGTACCGACAGCACATCCGAGCATCTTGCAAACGATGCCCGGATAGAGGTGGAAGAGCGATTCAGGGGCATTGCCAAGGCTTCACCTGTCGGGATTATCATTACGAATATGGAAGGTAACCTTCTCTATGCCAATGAACAAATGCATCGATTGACGGGGGCCCGTTCCGTTGAACTGGCTGGGCGGGGATGGATTCAGCGAATTCATTCAAATGATCGGCAATCCATCCTCGAGAGCTGGTTTTCTTCCTCCTCAGTGAACAAAAGAGGGAGAGAGCTGAGAATGCTCTCGTGCCAAGGGACCATTCTTTGGGTGCTTGGTCAGATTGTTGAATTGAAGAATTCCAATGAGGATGTTGTGGGTAACGTCCTTACTTTTACCGATATCACTCAGATCAAGGAAGCTGAGCTTGCCAAGAGTCGTTTGTCTGCTGCAATCGAACAGGCTGGCGAGATGTTCATAATCACGGATTTGGATGCGAACATTACATATGTGAATCCGGCTTTTGAAGAAACAACAGGCTATACGCGTGATGAAGTGGTCGGCAAAAATCCCCGTTTTTTGAACAGTGGAGAACAGGGTGCCTCCTTTTATGGGGATCTGTGGGGAACCGTGACACAGGGCGATGTTTATAGCGGGCGTTTTATGAATATAAAAAAGAACGGACAAAGATATACGCAGGAGTCTAGTATTGGTCCGATTCGGGATGATAACGGTGGCATTATTGGCTATGTCGGTGTCGCCAGGGATATCTCTGAACAGCTTGTCATAGAAGCGCAGTTGAGGCAGTCGCAGAAACTCGAATCCATCGGTGAACTTGCTGCAGGCATAGCACATGAGATCAACACGCCGACACAGTATGTCTCAAGTAATATACAGTTCCTCAAGGATTCATTTATTACATATGAAAAAATGCTCGAACAATGCAGGGAACTGGTCGAACGGGTCATGCTGCAGGACGATGGCGCGTCATGTGTGTCGCTTCGAGAGTTCGCGGAGAATCTCCTCGATGAAAAGGAATTGGAATATCTCAAGGGTGACATTCCCCAGGCGTTGAACGAGTCCGAAGCCGGACTCAAGCGCGTTGCGGAAATAGTTCGGTCTGTGAAGCAATTGGCGCATCCGGGGGAGATGAACAAAAGTTATCATCAATTGAATGAGATAGTCAGGGATGCGGTGACAGTTTCCGCCAATGAATGGAAGTATGTCGCTGAGGTCGTGTCCGAATATGACGACACCCTTCACCCCGTCTTTTGCCTCAAGGGAGAAGTGGGGCAGGTTGTTCTCAATCTGATTATCAACGGGGCGCATGCCATTGAGAAAAAGAAGCTGACGACGGGCGAGCAGGGTGTCATTTCCGTCAAAACCTATCAGGCCGGGGCTATGGCTGTCTTGGAAGTGGCAGATACAGGAACCGGTATCCCCTCGGATGTCATAGACAAGATATTCGATCCGTTCTTTACTACAAAGGAAGTCGGCAAGGGGACCGGGCAGGGGTTGGCCATTGCACACAACGTGGTGGTCAATATGCATGGAGGCAAAATTGACGTGTCGACGGAGCCGGGTGAAGGAACTACCTTTGTCGTTCGGCTGCCGTTTGAATCTGAGCATGTTTAA
- a CDS encoding bacteriohemerythrin: MGRLEWSPELSLGQPELDDQHKELIRIANGLINAVSIGRGKRTVENVIRKLREYTVFHFFREESLMEQIRFPGRADHMAEHVRLKLSVKNYQRKLYEHKNVRANDVLDFMTEWLLGHILTFDRDFAVYMTALDEAAKAERSESSEVVEAGNEGVPTTSDNE, from the coding sequence GTGGGCAGATTGGAATGGAGTCCTGAATTGAGTCTGGGGCAGCCAGAGCTTGACGATCAGCACAAAGAGCTCATTAGAATCGCTAATGGGTTGATCAATGCAGTGTCTATCGGCCGGGGAAAACGTACTGTTGAGAATGTCATACGAAAGTTGAGGGAATACACAGTCTTCCATTTCTTCAGAGAAGAGAGTCTGATGGAACAGATACGATTCCCAGGGCGAGCAGATCATATGGCTGAGCATGTGCGACTTAAACTTTCGGTGAAGAATTATCAGCGCAAACTGTATGAGCATAAAAATGTAAGGGCGAATGATGTCCTTGATTTCATGACGGAATGGCTGCTTGGTCATATCCTGACTTTCGATCGGGATTTTGCGGTATACATGACAGCCTTGGATGAAGCGGCGAAAGCCGAAAGATCTGAGTCGTCCGAGGTCGTCGAGGCGGGAAATGAGGGTGTGCCAACCACATCTGATAATGAATAA
- a CDS encoding DUF2087 domain-containing protein: MSKVPMSFCVDDVSVLARSLRCQLEKLERVPSHVEMLNLLAKAAGYRNFQHFKSQNEVPVLVDSRQQPVEINDKLIKRLVRFFDEEGRLIRWPKKYTQRMICLWVMWSRIPPKTPFSESEISAFLGQQHLFGDHALLRRELVDRGLVVRTADGSEYRRIESRPPVDAVELFKYIRVQ, translated from the coding sequence ATGTCCAAAGTCCCCATGTCTTTTTGCGTGGACGATGTTTCCGTCCTGGCCAGAAGCCTGCGTTGCCAACTCGAAAAGTTGGAGCGGGTGCCTTCCCATGTTGAAATGTTGAACCTTCTCGCAAAAGCGGCTGGTTATCGCAATTTTCAACACTTTAAATCACAAAACGAAGTTCCTGTGCTGGTTGACTCACGGCAGCAGCCTGTTGAAATCAACGACAAGCTTATCAAACGGCTGGTGCGTTTCTTTGATGAAGAAGGGCGGCTCATCAGGTGGCCCAAGAAATACACCCAGCGTATGATCTGTCTGTGGGTGATGTGGTCTCGCATACCCCCGAAGACGCCGTTTTCCGAAAGCGAGATCAGTGCATTCCTTGGACAACAGCATCTGTTTGGTGATCACGCCCTGCTTCGTCGGGAACTTGTTGACCGGGGTTTGGTTGTGCGAACAGCCGATGGCAGCGAGTACAGGCGAATTGAAAGCAGGCCTCCAGTCGATGCTGTTGAGCTGTTTAAGTATATTCGAGTGCAATAG
- a CDS encoding ABC transporter ATP-binding protein encodes MIDVRDIDFAYPNGVPALRGVSLTLRRGERVALVGHNGSGKSTLAKHLNGLLHPSRGEVVVDGHSTHGRKVAKIAHSVALLFQNPDDQICKRSVWDEVTFGPQNLGIPQERIAMLGHEALRAFELLDMKEWNPHDLGFSRRKRLALASVVAMDTPVLVLDEPSAGLDPSEIALLEAVLDRLEAEGKTVLTISHDMDFVVENIDRAICLDNGTVAFDGSVVDLFEDHCLLDRSGLLLPQIAQLSQRMQVRPRKLTPDEFVRALSGGER; translated from the coding sequence ATGATAGATGTTCGGGATATAGACTTTGCCTATCCAAATGGCGTGCCTGCTCTCCGAGGAGTGTCTTTGACGCTGCGCCGTGGCGAACGAGTGGCTCTTGTCGGGCATAACGGTTCAGGGAAAAGTACGCTGGCAAAACACCTGAACGGCCTTTTGCATCCATCCCGGGGAGAGGTCGTTGTTGACGGTCACTCGACGCATGGACGGAAGGTCGCAAAGATAGCGCACTCCGTGGCATTACTTTTTCAGAATCCCGATGATCAGATATGCAAACGCTCTGTATGGGATGAAGTCACCTTTGGGCCGCAAAACCTTGGGATCCCGCAGGAGCGGATTGCCATGCTTGGGCATGAGGCTCTCCGGGCGTTTGAGCTTCTTGACATGAAGGAATGGAATCCGCACGATTTGGGCTTCAGCCGGAGAAAGCGACTGGCCTTGGCATCCGTGGTGGCAATGGATACGCCGGTCCTTGTGCTGGATGAGCCTTCAGCCGGTCTGGACCCGTCAGAAATTGCGTTGCTCGAAGCGGTTCTTGATCGTCTCGAAGCCGAGGGGAAAACCGTGTTGACCATCAGTCATGACATGGATTTCGTAGTTGAGAATATTGATCGAGCCATTTGTCTTGATAACGGCACCGTCGCTTTTGATGGGAGCGTCGTGGATCTCTTTGAGGATCACTGCCTGCTTGACAGAAGTGGGCTGCTCCTTCCGCAAATAGCTCAACTCAGCCAGCGGATGCAGGTGCGTCCGAGGAAGTTGACTCCGGATGAATTTGTCCGTGCCTTGAGTGGCGGGGAGCGCTGA
- a CDS encoding ABC transporter ATP-binding protein has translation MAAISIDALSYSYPGSTQKALDAVSADIIAGEFVAVLGVNDAGKSTLCYALAGVIPHLLNGKIAGRVHVGESDIHVMNMADIASLVGLVMQVPGNQLSGVRFTVFEEIAFTLENRGVPREDIRQRVEQVLAATGLTDLADRSPQHLSGGQQQRVVLASMLVGDPAALVLDEPTTFLDPQGTRQVFEILGALRQQGKTIVIAEQKMEMVARYADRVLVLHEGKLVMNGPPAEVLVDPRMQEVGLDWTRYTKVAVLAKERQLWKEEHALPVTLSGTLAGLKVD, from the coding sequence GTGGCTGCAATCAGTATTGATGCGCTTTCGTACTCGTATCCCGGCTCGACGCAGAAGGCGCTGGACGCTGTCTCGGCAGACATCATCGCCGGGGAATTCGTGGCTGTTCTGGGAGTCAATGACGCGGGGAAATCGACACTGTGCTACGCACTCGCAGGTGTGATTCCTCACCTTCTCAATGGGAAAATTGCAGGACGTGTCCATGTCGGCGAGTCTGATATCCATGTGATGAACATGGCTGATATTGCGAGTCTCGTGGGGCTGGTCATGCAGGTTCCCGGCAATCAGTTGTCGGGGGTGCGGTTTACCGTATTTGAGGAAATTGCGTTTACTCTGGAGAACAGAGGCGTGCCGCGCGAAGACATCCGGCAGCGGGTGGAGCAGGTGCTTGCCGCAACCGGGTTGACGGATCTGGCGGACCGCTCCCCGCAGCACCTTTCAGGCGGACAGCAGCAGCGCGTGGTTCTGGCATCCATGCTGGTCGGTGATCCGGCTGCGCTTGTCCTTGATGAGCCGACCACATTTCTTGACCCGCAGGGCACCAGACAGGTTTTCGAGATTCTCGGGGCGTTGCGACAACAGGGGAAGACCATAGTCATCGCGGAACAGAAAATGGAAATGGTCGCTCGATATGCGGACAGGGTTCTTGTGTTGCATGAAGGAAAACTCGTGATGAATGGTCCACCTGCCGAGGTCCTTGTCGATCCGCGAATGCAGGAAGTCGGCTTGGACTGGACTCGTTACACAAAGGTCGCTGTCCTGGCGAAGGAGCGGCAACTCTGGAAGGAAGAGCACGCGCTTCCGGTCACGTTGTCCGGAACGCTCGCCGGATTGAAAGTCGATTGA
- a CDS encoding energy-coupling factor transporter transmembrane component T: MNSQEQSTTLYVNGESWFHCLHPFTKLAYVLLAGVTVYLAPGGWWVGGALLVFNLVLAALCGVVGRAWKILWRTLLPLVLFMIPIHGFLYPGNVTPVVTLYSVPLYLEGLRFAGSILLQLAVVLSASLLFILCTHPADFITATTQAGWPPSLAYLLGSPLLMLPAMRARVEVIQSAQRARGLDSEGNIFRRIKSVGPLVVPFVLGALIEIEQRAVALEVRGFNSRSARTSWRCVPDSRIQRLSRRAMFGLAVGIIIYRVVR; this comes from the coding sequence TTGAATTCTCAGGAACAATCCACGACTCTCTATGTGAATGGGGAGTCGTGGTTCCACTGTCTTCATCCCTTCACTAAGCTGGCGTATGTCCTGCTAGCCGGGGTGACAGTCTATCTCGCCCCCGGTGGCTGGTGGGTCGGGGGGGCTCTCCTCGTCTTCAATCTCGTTTTGGCTGCGCTATGCGGTGTTGTGGGAAGAGCCTGGAAAATCTTGTGGCGGACATTGCTGCCGCTTGTGCTGTTCATGATCCCTATTCACGGTTTTTTGTATCCGGGAAACGTGACGCCTGTCGTGACGCTGTATTCCGTGCCCCTGTATCTTGAAGGGTTGCGATTTGCCGGTTCCATTCTTTTGCAACTGGCCGTTGTCCTGTCGGCGTCATTGCTGTTCATCCTGTGCACGCATCCCGCTGATTTCATCACCGCCACGACTCAGGCCGGATGGCCCCCGTCACTGGCGTATCTGCTCGGCAGTCCTTTGCTCATGCTGCCCGCCATGCGCGCACGGGTTGAGGTGATCCAGTCCGCCCAACGTGCACGCGGTCTGGACTCGGAAGGGAATATTTTCAGGCGGATCAAGTCCGTCGGTCCATTGGTGGTTCCTTTTGTTTTGGGTGCACTCATCGAGATAGAGCAGCGGGCCGTGGCACTAGAGGTTAGGGGCTTCAACTCCAGGAGTGCCAGAACTTCCTGGCGGTGTGTCCCGGACTCAAGGATACAGAGGCTCTCGCGTCGAGCCATGTTTGGGTTGGCGGTCGGAATCATCATCTACAGAGTGGTGAGGTAA
- a CDS encoding ECF transporter S component, translating to MMSLSERFKKDFSTFTLVFIAVAIVINIAVGQLVSLLKLPIFLDSIGTVLVGVLAGPWAGAATGLLTNLIWGVISSPVAAAFAPVAMVIGFVAGLCAQYGLFKTWWQAIIAGIIITVFNAVVAVPIRLYMFGGITGSGADFVTSYMLALGRDLFGSVVVTVFTSNLLDKVVTAVLAWGLIKALPVRTRARFTRSDAAAY from the coding sequence ATGATGAGTCTTTCTGAGCGTTTCAAAAAAGATTTTTCTACATTCACTTTGGTGTTTATCGCTGTAGCCATCGTTATCAATATTGCTGTGGGACAGCTGGTTTCACTCCTCAAGCTACCGATTTTTCTTGATTCCATCGGCACGGTGCTGGTCGGTGTTCTGGCCGGACCATGGGCCGGAGCCGCCACTGGCCTTTTGACCAATCTCATCTGGGGTGTGATCAGCTCGCCTGTCGCCGCTGCATTTGCTCCTGTGGCCATGGTCATCGGCTTCGTGGCAGGTCTGTGCGCTCAGTATGGTCTATTTAAGACGTGGTGGCAGGCCATCATCGCCGGTATCATTATCACGGTGTTCAATGCTGTTGTGGCTGTGCCTATCCGTTTATACATGTTCGGTGGCATCACCGGCAGCGGTGCCGACTTTGTCACTTCCTACATGCTGGCTCTTGGGCGTGATCTCTTCGGTTCGGTGGTCGTGACGGTGTTCACTTCGAACCTATTGGACAAGGTCGTGACCGCGGTTCTGGCGTGGGGCCTGATAAAAGCCCTGCCTGTGAGAACCCGCGCTCGGTTCACCCGCTCTGACGCCGCGGCTTACTAA
- a CDS encoding PPC domain-containing DNA-binding protein → MMTSIAVRLRPGQDLLIELERLVEEQAVDAACVLTCVGSLTTAVLRFANQENAEVLHGHFEIVSLTGVLSRHGSHCHIALSDESGRTVGAHLLEGCTVYTTAEIILGVCSGVRFLRTHDSETGFPELEIEVVASGKGEG, encoded by the coding sequence ATGATGACTTCCATTGCCGTGCGGTTGCGGCCCGGACAGGATTTGCTGATTGAGCTGGAGCGGTTGGTCGAAGAACAGGCCGTTGATGCGGCCTGCGTGCTGACCTGTGTGGGCAGTTTGACGACTGCGGTACTTCGGTTTGCCAATCAGGAAAATGCGGAAGTCTTGCACGGACATTTTGAAATAGTATCTCTGACCGGAGTGCTGTCGCGGCATGGCTCCCATTGCCATATTGCGCTTTCCGACGAGAGCGGCCGGACCGTGGGTGCTCATTTGCTTGAGGGATGTACGGTGTATACGACCGCGGAGATTATTCTCGGTGTCTGTTCCGGTGTCCGTTTTTTGCGGACGCATGATTCGGAAACCGGGTTCCCCGAACTTGAAATCGAGGTCGTTGCCTCGGGAAAAGGAGAAGGATGA
- a CDS encoding GNAT family N-acetyltransferase — translation MNILAAVEGDYHDLVEVWEASVRATHGFLSEEDIQFFKPLILNDYFSAVELYYIKDSRGTIHGFLGVAEQKVEMLFLDPRSRGTGLGKFLLNFAIAELGANTVDVNEQNPSAVGFYEHMGFKVVGRSPVDGLGKPFPLLHMELGTL, via the coding sequence ATGAACATACTCGCCGCTGTTGAAGGTGATTATCACGACCTTGTCGAAGTATGGGAGGCCTCTGTCCGCGCGACACATGGGTTCTTGTCTGAAGAGGATATTCAGTTTTTCAAGCCATTGATTTTGAATGACTACTTTTCGGCTGTCGAACTGTATTATATAAAGGATTCGCGTGGTACGATTCATGGATTTTTGGGCGTGGCCGAACAAAAAGTAGAGATGCTCTTTCTTGATCCCAGAAGTCGCGGCACAGGATTGGGGAAGTTCCTGTTGAACTTTGCTATCGCTGAGCTCGGGGCAAACACGGTTGATGTCAACGAGCAGAATCCCTCCGCTGTTGGCTTTTATGAGCATATGGGTTTCAAGGTGGTCGGCAGATCTCCTGTGGACGGCCTGGGTAAACCCTTTCCTCTCTTGCATATGGAACTTGGGACGTTGTAA
- a CDS encoding zinc ribbon domain-containing protein YjdM, with product MENIPNCPQCQCEYVYSDGSILVCPECSFEFQAEDVAEKVYKDANGNVLVDGDTVIVIQTLKVKGASSDIKKGTKVKNISLIEPADGVHDISCKIPGFGSMLLKTSVVKKG from the coding sequence ATGGAAAATATACCGAATTGTCCGCAGTGTCAGTGTGAGTATGTGTATTCTGATGGCAGTATTCTTGTTTGCCCGGAATGCAGTTTTGAGTTTCAAGCCGAAGACGTGGCGGAAAAAGTCTATAAAGATGCCAATGGCAATGTCCTGGTTGACGGAGACACGGTCATAGTGATTCAGACGTTGAAGGTTAAAGGCGCATCCTCTGATATTAAGAAGGGGACAAAGGTCAAGAATATCTCATTGATCGAACCTGCCGATGGTGTTCACGACATTTCCTGCAAGATTCCGGGGTTCGGTTCCATGTTGCTCAAGACATCGGTCGTGAAGAAAGGCTGA
- a CDS encoding DHH family phosphoesterase — translation MQFITTHTRTDFDALASVVACTFLYPGAVGVLPSMVNPEVKHFLAIHQNILRIIPRKGFDLDDVTSLIVVDANNWNRLDTMGSLAEREDLEVICWDHHMEGVTIDSCETHREEVGAAVTLLLEKMQERDTPISPMHATLFLLGIYSDTGCLRYPCVTSRDAAMVSYLIENGADLNVVSAYLDDSMDDAHTQLFGRILEESEIVNVGTVSVGICALTINSGLTSLSSLVNKFREFRGVDAAFGIFQSDSQKCMVIGRGKPRFIDIGHIMRSLGGGGHPGAGSAIIRNVSPAEAARQVQSLIDTACNDATEVRTVMSDPARFIVAADATMAQASEKFSASNISGLMICEETTLLGGLSPVDCAKAEKSGRSTVPVKGYARRNISKLAPTTCCREAVLLMTDAREGVLAVVEGDELIGVVTQTDLLLQVYDF, via the coding sequence ATGCAATTTATTACCACACATACCAGGACTGACTTCGATGCCCTGGCTTCTGTTGTAGCCTGTACTTTTCTGTATCCAGGAGCTGTCGGGGTGCTGCCAAGCATGGTCAACCCCGAAGTGAAGCATTTTTTGGCAATTCATCAAAATATTTTGAGAATTATACCCAGAAAAGGCTTTGATCTTGATGACGTGACGTCTCTTATCGTGGTCGATGCCAATAACTGGAACCGCCTTGATACGATGGGGTCTCTTGCTGAAAGAGAGGACCTTGAAGTGATCTGCTGGGATCATCACATGGAGGGCGTCACTATCGACAGTTGTGAAACCCACCGCGAAGAAGTCGGCGCGGCAGTGACCCTGCTTCTGGAAAAGATGCAGGAGCGGGACACCCCGATTTCTCCCATGCATGCAACACTTTTTCTTCTCGGCATCTATTCCGACACCGGGTGCCTTCGCTATCCCTGTGTTACAAGCAGGGACGCGGCCATGGTCAGTTATCTCATCGAAAACGGTGCCGACCTCAATGTGGTGTCAGCATATCTGGACGACTCCATGGATGATGCTCATACCCAGCTTTTTGGAAGGATTCTTGAAGAGTCGGAAATCGTCAATGTTGGTACCGTGAGTGTCGGTATTTGCGCCTTGACGATTAATAGTGGCCTGACCTCACTCTCCTCTCTTGTGAATAAGTTCAGGGAGTTCAGAGGGGTGGATGCCGCCTTTGGCATATTCCAGTCAGACTCGCAAAAATGCATGGTCATTGGGCGTGGCAAGCCCCGGTTCATCGACATTGGACACATAATGCGGTCATTGGGAGGAGGCGGGCACCCTGGTGCCGGTTCTGCAATCATCAGGAATGTCAGCCCGGCAGAAGCAGCCCGACAGGTTCAATCACTCATTGATACTGCCTGCAACGATGCAACCGAGGTCCGGACGGTTATGTCCGACCCTGCCCGATTTATCGTGGCGGCAGATGCAACCATGGCTCAAGCCTCTGAAAAATTCTCTGCCAGCAACATTTCAGGACTCATGATTTGCGAGGAGACAACCCTGCTTGGCGGATTGTCGCCGGTGGATTGTGCAAAAGCTGAAAAAAGCGGTAGGTCCACTGTGCCGGTCAAGGGATACGCCAGGCGCAATATTTCGAAGCTTGCTCCAACCACTTGCTGTCGTGAGGCTGTGCTTCTTATGACTGACGCAAGGGAAGGAGTTCTCGCTGTGGTTGAGGGGGACGAGTTGATCGGCGTCGTGACGCAAACAGATCTGCTTTTGCAGGTATACGATTTTTAA